A window of Phragmites australis chromosome 2, lpPhrAust1.1, whole genome shotgun sequence genomic DNA:
TCATTCCAAGGTCAAAACCATCAGCTAGGCCTCCTAACCTGAGGAAGAATCAGACACCAGATGATTGTGTAAACTGGATATGAAGGAAAATTGAAAATCACAAAGGATGAACCCAATCTAGAGTTATATTTGTAGCTGACCAAACCCATTTGTTAATGTAACTAACTGCTTGTTCTTACACAGGAAATAAACAGTAGCAAAGATCAAGCGTATCAACTCTGAATATCAAACCTACCCATGAAGTTGCCtcttgatttgtttttcaatCTGCTTATCACGTTTGGTTACTGGAGCTCGAGTGAACAGATCctcttcttgtttctcttgCTGCTCTCTCTGTCGCATGTACTTTACAAATTCCTTGCTTTCATCGCCCACCGTTTCCTTCCACTGTAATATTGCATAGATAGATAATTTAGCTTGAAATAGAAAATAGTAGTAACGTCGACATCCAAGCTAATTTACTAATGATGCCAATGCGAAAATAGACAAACCTCTTCAGGCCTATCAGCAGCATCATTTATTATCTCTTTAAGGTAAGGATTTTCCGCTGCCATTCGTGCTATCGCTTTATCTCTCCTCAAAGCTTGTTTATGGTGCTTATCCTCATCATCCATGCTGGCAGGCATAAATTTTGGAGGACGGTAAATACCATCATTGACCTGAATCCAAACAATCATACATCAGGCATAAAGAGTTGTACAAACTGAACATGCAACTGAGAAATGAACAATACTGTTCTGAAGAATACTGGACCTAAATGATACTAGTGTTGACGAAAATATTGCACTTAGCACTCTCTAGCTATCCCGAACTTATGGAAAGAATGAAATAATCTTTAAAACGTGGCAATTATGCATCTCAGAAATGTTGAACAAGATTCGCAGGTTACAAGGTTAGAAATTTGTTTCAAATATGTCAGACAGGCTTAATGTGATTATACCAAATTCCGCATTAAAGGAATGTTGATCCCTTATCGAACTAACAACTACGTTACAAAGAACAGCCTATATTGGCAGCAAAGATAGGTATATTTGGTCCTAATGTGAATCATATATAATTACCGATTCATGCCTGGGCTAAACCAACTGAACAATGCTACATTTCAATATTCTATGTGCAGACAAGTTAGTTAATACAATTTTGCAAAGTAACATTCAAGTATGTGAGCCGTGCACACACAAAAGGAAGCATCTGACATCTCTTTACCAAATGTAACAAATATACAAGAACAGTTAGGAGTTGAAAAACATCACCTGCCCATCAGGAGCAGACTTTGTGTCCATCATATCTGGGTTTGGCCGATACTTAAGCAGGTCTTCCTCATCCGAATGCTCATCCTTCCCCTTCACCTCTGCATTTGGTGCCTTCTCTTGAGCAGCTGCACCATCAGCTGCATTGGTGAGCTTCTGGATTTGGTACTCCGCCTTCTTGTCAATGGGGCGTATCTACCAAACCACATTAAACAGAACATCATCTTTAGTTCACCAACTATATCAAGGCAGGCAACTGAACAATCAACACCAGAGGCACAAGCACACCTTCTCTAGAAAAAGCCTGATCTCGACAAGGCTCCTCACGACAGGGTGGCCATCCACGGAGAGACCCTTGGCCTTGCGGAGTAGGTAGTAGACGATGTCCTGGCAGTAGCCGATGAGCAGGTGGTTCTTCGCTTCTAGGTACCCGATCCCATTGGACGTCGGCAGCTGATTCTCCTTCACCTAGAGAAAAAGAACACAATTCACACCAAACCAACAGGATGGCGAACCAAGCTTCATTCCATCGTCGTCCCAAAATTCGTTGGTCAAAAAAATCGACATCACTTCGTGAAAGGCGAGAGAGGTGGGGTTGTGGGAAGCTTGCAAGGGGAAGAGAGGTGAGTAGAGTACCTTCCGCGTGAGGGCCTCAACCTTTCCCCTGACGAGGTCGAGCccgtccttcatctccttgagGGCGGCCAGCAGCTTCGGCGCGTCGTCTCTGCAAGCAACCAACGCCGGGTCAATTTTTTTCTGAGATTTTCGATTGCTCTCGCCGTGGGGGAGGCGTCCGAAGAGGAAGCTTACCGTACGAGGATTTCAACCTTCCTCTCGCTGCCCGCTTCCGCGGCGGCAGCTGCCATGGGAGGCGAATCCGCGAAAAGGACCGTGTCTTGCGGCGGATCTGCGTCAGGAGAGGGCGGCTTCCGCGGCGCGGGTCGTGGAGTTGGCTGGCGACGGCGCGGCGCCTCGTGGCGATGGCGCAGGGGCGGAGGCGGCGCTGGGGTTTAGGGGAGGGAGGGCTCGGTGGTAGGGCTGCGATATTGGGCTGCCCGTgaggtataatattttttttacggAAATAGAGTTGGGCTTTTCTACGAAGAAGAAGAATTCATGCagaattttatatattttttcaaaattttcaagttacATACCCGTTTTAAATATAATGAAGTTGTTGAATGGGTGATGATAGGGTAGACTTCATGTTGAATGGGCGACGGTATGATAGgctttatttttaaaataggcatataattttgaaaattttagaaaaaatatataaaaagttcAATTCATGGCACGGTCATTGTTAACCGATTCCAGTTCAGGTTCGGCCGAACGGGAAATTCTGCAACAAATTTTGTAGAGGACTCTTCAACTGTTAGAGGAAATTTCCGTATTTTAGTCGAAGCCAGATCGCTGATCTAggtatcaaaaaaaaaaaaaagcatagcCATGCACAGATCAGAGCTTTATCTGTTTTTATCAAGGAATAAAAATACGGATATTTTGTTAATAAATGCGACATGACTTTTCATTCCTTGATAAAGCCAGATCGCTAATCTAGGTATCGAACTTACCAATGGATTTTGAACTGCAAGTTTCACAAATAAGAGCTTTATCAAGGAATGAAAAAGTCATGTTAGGATTCAAATAGCAATTTTAGTCTGCTTACCAATTGATTTTGAACTGTATTTTCCATTGATCAGGGCTTTATCTAGGCATGAAAAGTCACCCATCGTACTTAATTCTCGTCGCATTTAGGATTCAAAAGGCAATATTAGTGTTATTCTAGGGGTGCACAACTTTAGTCTCACCAAGAAATGGGACGAAAACGAAGCTGCCTGGGATGACCACCAGGTCAAATGGTCCAAATTCAAGATCCGTTTGTTTTAGCTaaagattataaaaaataatttataaattatgaattataaaagaaataaatgatAAAAAGTTAGATTATAAATTGTAAAAGCTAGTAGAAAATAAATTATTGAATTGTTACTATCTAGAGACTAGATTGTAACATCTAACTTTTAGATCCAACTGTTTTTTTCAACTTGCAAATTACCGTATACAGCAATGGACGCTTTTCCAGTTGACAATCAGGCAAACATGAATTCATGATATCacgggaaaaaaaatatatcttgcATCTCAGCACGATTCCAAACAGGTATAGTACAAACAACCATTTATTCAGTAACACCGCCGGAAGTTCAGTACATTCTATAACCAACTTTAACAGGTCAATGGGACTCCAGTGAAAACAAGACAAACGGTCCTCCAAAAGAGAAACTTGACTTAATGCATAGGCTAAGTTGTTGATAAATGTTGGTCATTCATATCAGAAGCTTCACAGCTCTGATATTAAGGAGCGAAAATTGACTTGATGTCAATCCTAGTAGTTGGGGGAATTTCTCCGAAATTTCCCAAAGAATGCATTTAATGCCTAGTTGTATACAAGCGGAAGTCCCATAGTTCCTCTTTTGTAGCCATCAATATGGCCTTCTTCCTCGTAAAGGAAAGGTATTCGATCCAGATATATGACCCCGGTTACCAAACCCACCTCTGCCCCTTGAACGGAAATTGcctgaacaaaaaaaaacacaagttAATTCAGTTAAGTCAGATACAAGCCCAGAACAAGGCTCGTAGTTCCCGATGAAGAAATAAACTGAAAAGTAGTAGCTACCTCCTCCCATTGAATTGGCAGACTTGGACATGGATTCTAGTACAGGATTCACAACCTGGCCGGCTTCCAGCAAAACCTTGACCAGATTCCTTGAGAACTTTGCATTTGCATGTGTGAAAAAAGTAAATGCAGTTCCGCTAGCACCAGCACGGCCAGTTCGACCTATCCTGTGAATATAATCTTCAAGAGTTGTTGGAAAATCATAATTTATCACGCACTTTATATCCTTCACATCtgcaaaattaataaaaatatgatcAGTATTTAATCAAGAATGATGTGTTGTCCTGAAGACCACGCTGGACCACACTGGAACATCAACATCGTCGATCTCCATAAAAGGCAGTACATGGCTTAGACAAGCACCAGCGAAGAAAATCCACATGGCTGAACTTTCCATTTCTACAACTAATACAAGTCGAAGGGACTGAAAAACTGAACTGGGCATCAATAACTGCTGGATGTGGAATTGATGGTGATTAACCTTTCAGCCTTTTCTAGAAAATGTTGAAGATGTGCAACTGACATGCCTGAGTAGCCATTTATTCAATAATGTAACAACATCCAACATCCGTAACCCAAACAAAATCTGTCAAGCATGCCCATCCAACATAGGCCTTTAAGGTGCTGCATCAGAGGTCACTATCAGGACTCCACTGAAAAGAACGCTGATAACTTTACAACCATCTTTGGACCAGTTGGCACTTGGCAGTGATACCGACAATGAGGCACTTGATTGAAAAAAACAAAGCATAAGCTTCTAAAGGTTCACGTTAAGCTAGGGGAAAGCAAGGGAGATCCATAGAGTTCTAAATGTATATAGTTATGCCACATTGGTGCTACTTATGAAGGTTGCACAAGTTTTTCGATGTGAATTTTATTATACTGCTTTTACACAAACAGATTTCATGCTTAATATTTTGTCATACACACATAAAATAATTCCTGCTCACATCAATTCTAAACAAAATGTTAAAGATGTATCCTTAAAGAAATGCAGAAAGGTACTtgccaaaaacaaaacaaatgttACTGTTCACCATGCATACAGAAATACATGGCAATAAGGAACTAAAAAGAATTCCATCCAGGGCAAACAAACAAGACATCAAGGAGCATTAAATTACTGCCTAGATGCTCGGGGATGAAGGAATGCAAATTAAGGCCAAATATTGACTCGGAGTGCAAAATGCAGATACCCTCACATGCTCCGTTCTTAAGTTACCCATTTTGTCCAAAAGCTAAGGTCCCTAAAGGTCCATAATATATCAGGTttctgatttatttatttttgggaCGACTAAGAAAGGAGAAGTTACCGTGATAGCTGAAAGCTGAAATGCCCAGGTAACACTGCCAATGCTTACGCTCAAGTGAGGTAAACCGAGGGAAAAGATGATCTACCTTTGACATGATGGCACCTTGTTATACACCACCAATCCACATGTTCAGTTCACTCAACCAAACACAGCTAAGCAGCCCTCCGACTTATCATCCTTGAGCACTTGGAACTACTACCTAATCCTAATATTCAAATAAGTCATCATACCAAGACCACGTGCCGCTACATCTGTGGCAGCCATTATGGGGCTCTTGCCACTCTTAAACTCTGCAAGAACATAGTCCCTTTCAGCTTGAGCTTTATCACCATGTATAGATAACGCAGGCCATCCATCCATTCTAAGTTGTCGAGTGATCTTGTCACAGtccttttttgtttggaaaaatATCAAGATGCGGCTCCCATCCATTAGATCAGCCAAGAGCTTACTGAGTCTGTAGGAAAAGAAGTGAAAATCAACTCACATCATGTCAATTTTGTAATCAATAGTGCGTAAATGGTACAAGTTTTTAGTTACAAGAATGTGGAATGTGCATACCTGGGATACTTTTCATGATCGGAAATAACTTCAACGATTTGTTGTATGGAATGATTAGCTTTAAGATCAAGTGATCCTATGATTACCTGCATTATTACAATATAATAGAAGCCAAATGGTAACAAAAGGACTACTGAATACAATAAAgtaaagaaccataaaaaataGCGTGTCAATTTTGAATTGTGCACCTTGTAAGGATTTTGCAGAAACTGTCTGGCTAAGGCTTCCACTTCTCTAGGCCATGTGGCACTCCAATACAAGGTTTGCCGGTCTGGCCGGATCTGGAGTTGGCAAAAGTATTGAATAAACATCAGAGCAAGGCTAAGTAATCAGTATTAATAAGCATTCTGCATTCCAAACTAAATCATACCTGTCCCACTATTTTTCGAATTTGGGGCTCAAAACCCATATCTAGCATGCGGTCTGCCTCATCCAGCACAAGGTATGTCACTCTACGTAGGTTCGTGTAACCAGCTTCCAGCAGATCAATCAACCGACCAGGTGTTGCAATGACAATCTCCACTCCTAGAGGTACAGATATAATGCTTCAGCCTTAAAAGAAACATTCATCTCAAAAGATAATGTACATAGAAGTGCTCAAATACCTCTCCTAAGGTCACGTATTTGTGGACCCTTCGGTGCACCACCATAGACACATGTGCTTCTAGTTCTTGAGTATGATCCAAATTTTGTAGATTCTTCCTGTATTTGAACAGCCAGTTCTCTTGTTGGGGCGAGGATTAATACAATTGGGCCATCACCTTGCTCTACAGCCATCACAACCGTGAATCATTAGAATGGACACAGTCAAATTTGTGAATCGTTAGAATGGACACGGTCAAATAACATACAAATGTGTACAACAATGCAATAGCAAACAAACCTAGCCGAGGCTGTGCACCAACATGAACCAACCCAGGTAGCAGATAAGATAGTGTTTTCCCTGAACCTGTTTGTGCAATACCAATCAGGTCCCTACCCTTCAGAGCCATAGGCCAACCTTGAGACTGAATAGGCGTTGGCTCCACAAATCCGGACTTGGCAATCGCTAGCATGCAGTAATCTGTTGAAGACATTGTAGAAAAGTAATGTAGTAAATATCAGGCACGTAGCATTACTTTCAACAGACACACGGACAGGCAACACTGGGTAGAACGAGATATTTAGACAGGAGAAACCTGGGAAGTTGGCTTCCTGGAAGTACCGGACCGGCTTGGGCACATCCCGGCCCTCGACCGTGATATCCCGGAGGCGTCGGTACtccgccacctccgcctccgacATGGCCTGCACAGAGGGGCACTCCACATAGAAGTTTTTCTCAAACGGTATAAGGCTCCGGAAGTCCGGTTTTGGCAGGGCGAGCGTGTCAAGCCCGTCCCTCCCGCGACCTCCTCTACCACCACCTCCatagccaccgccaccgccaccgcccctGCCACTCCAACCGCCTCCACCACGGCCTCTGCCGCCCTGGCCGAAGCGCGGGTAGTCTCCGCCCGCTGAGGCCGCGGGCGCGGCGGGCGCGAGCGGATACGCACCGGCATAAGGGTTCGCCGCCGCCATGGGGGCCGGTGGGGCGACCATAGGAGCCACGGACAGGTCGCTGCACACAAGAACAAACGAATTAATCGACTCAGGTGAGAATTCAgatcggatcggatcggatcggaAAAGCGACGAGGCCCACGCGGGCTGGAGCTAGGGTTAGAGTTAGCGTACCTGCGCCTGTCGTGGTACGAGGAAGGGTCGGCGAAGCGGAGGTCGTGGGGGTTCATGGTGCCAAGGAGGGGCGTGGCCGGAGGGGAGAGGAGTTCCGGACGAGCGAGCAGGGCGACGCTGCCGTGCTCGAGGGGAaaggtgagagagggaggggatggATCTGCGGGTGGTGGCGGGCGGAGACGCCGTGTTTGCTTTTGATGGGTTGGTGGCGTGCGGGGACCGACAGGGTCGGTTTGTGTGGCCCACGCGTCAGATTCCCTGGGAAGACGCTGAGCTCCGTCCAAGGAGAGAAGCCCGGGCCTTCACGCAAGTCGGCGAGCATGACGGGCCAGGTGAGAATAGGCCTCGTCCCTCTCCCCTTCCCGGGCTCCTGGCCCATGTCAGGCTCTTATTGGGTTCGTTTACAATTGGGTCGATTCGTTCACGCAAGTCGGCGAGCTTGACGGTAAGGTACGAGGCCTCTCATGAATGTGTAAGGACTAACCTAACTCATGGTGTGACACATGGCTTATGTGACCATATATAACTCATGCATGGGTTAGAGGGAATAATGTGTGAGAAATCGAAtaaggaaagaaaatgaaagatatctattatataaaatataaattggtTCATGTAACacctaaaattcaaaaagtagaaaagcaaataaaaagaaaaatccaaaccttcatcTTCTCTCTGGAGCTTATTTCACCCTAAGCCTTCGCTAGCCCATCTCATTTTCcttctccctctcacttttttctctcttgggttgactccctctccctctctttgaGCCGATCTTCTCTCTTGCGGCCCATCTCTCTCTTgacccctttctctctctctctctcaacggcccatctcccctccctctctctctctcatcggcccatctccccctccctctctcttttcccttgGCCTAGCCTGACAAACCCCTTCGTCTTCCCCCTCCCTATGCGCACAACGCCGCTCCCCCTTGTCCCTTTCCTCGCGACAGGACACAGCACCACACCCCAGCCCCTACCTCCCACGCTCGCCCTCCCAAACGGCAGCACCATACTGTACGTCGGGCGCTGATAAGTTACGTCGCACACGCACACAAAACGCTCTTGTGCCCGACCCCTACCCCGAGCTCGTCGTCCCCTACCTCCATGTCAGTCGCCTCCGCCTATAAAAGGCCATCCGCCCAAGCTATGTCACCCAGACTATCGGCATCCCTAGCAATGTAGCCCCTCCCCCTCACTCACCCTTGCCCATATCTCTCTCGCTCTTTCTCCCCGTCGGGCATCgagcctccccctctcccttgATCTCCCCTGCCGGCTCAAATCTATCGCCGCCAAGGTACccagagcatcccttccacctCTCAAAACGAGTTCCTCGTGCCCTCGTCATCAAAGATGGCGGTCGGGCGACCGTTCCGGTAAGCCTCCGATGAGTCCTCTGGCGTGGGCCACGTCTTGATAGACGGCGGTGCTTGACGATGTTTCGAGGAAACGCTGTCTACTCCCGTCATTCCCGCTCTCTTTGTGTATAAACCGACAAGTGGGCCCGATCACCAATGTTGTCTGGCGCGGCGTCACCCCCGGGGCCACCTTGGCCCACATGCCAACCTAGCAACACAACCGCAGCCCAGCTCCCTAAAGCCAGCCTAAATGCACAGTACCAAGCCCAACAAAAATTCTagtccctttttctttttccaatttAAATTCGTTTCTCCTCCATTTTGGctccaattttgatgattctttcgccaatattcatctaaactaGCAGGTACCCAGCGCATTGCCACGAGCGCAATACAGAGTCATAATTGATTCATACCATATATATGATACACATCTATTTATGATAACATTTTGCAAGAGACCGATGGAGAACTGGAGCTGCAACCTATCATATATTATACATTATAGAAggtactttattctaaataaaatCCATCATTTCACACATAGACAAGTAGCAAAGTGTACACAATATTTGATACAACTCAAGTGATGATCATGTGACTACTCAAGCAGTAAATCATATGAGGAGTAAAATCTAAAATGAGCCCTTTTATCATATCAACAATGTAAAATCAATTAACTTAATGAGATATTTATGTTCTTTGGCCAACTGAGCTCCTACGGACCATGGTGGTCCAAGGTGTTTCATGCATATTATCTTTAAACAAACCAAAGGATCCATAAATACTAAAGTTAGACAAAATATTGAGCACACATCTAAACAACATAAGTGATGCATGAAACATGGGTGATCACTAAATTGCACGTATGGTATGACATCCTAACAAATTGCATCCCACACCATGTAAATACTGTATTTGCCAAAAATATCCAGACACAAAGGGACGGGGGATAAAGTTGCTCAAAGCAATTCCATGTTTTCCAGAATAGCTCACTTACTGGTCAAAAAATACAATGGTAATATTTCCACCAGAATGAGCAAGAAATAGGAAATACACATCTCAAAATACCATAAAGACTGCACAATGTTAAATCTACCATACTAATGAACAGATGCAAGTTACATTGTTGAAAGAAGGGAATTTTCTAACAAACAAACTATAACACACTCTGCCATACAAACAACAGATAATTGGTACAGGGATTTATACCGATGCAAGGGAAACCTTCAATCTGAAAAGGAAATTTGGAAGTTAGAAAAGAACATTAAGATGATGAATACATGCAAAAGGAACTGGAAAACATTGATTTGCATATCTTGTGAACAAAAAAGGAACAGTAATATAGTCTCTTCTTTTAAATTAAGATAATGGATTCTTATGCACATAGGTTTACCTTTTCAGCATGTGGCACTATGAGGAATGGCAGCCCAAGGAATAAAAACATGAAGGGAAGGAAGAATTGTGTTACTGTAACAAA
This region includes:
- the LOC133909429 gene encoding uncharacterized protein LOC133909429, with translation MAAAAAEAGSERKVEILVRDDAPKLLAALKEMKDGLDLVRGKVEALTRKVKENQLPTSNGIGYLEAKNHLLIGYCQDIVYYLLRKAKGLSVDGHPVVRSLVEIRLFLEKIRPIDKKAEYQIQKLTNAADGAAAQEKAPNAEVKGKDEHSDEEDLLKYRPNPDMMDTKSAPDGQVNDGIYRPPKFMPASMDDEDKHHKQALRRDKAIARMAAENPYLKEIINDAADRPEEWKETVGDESKEFVKYMRQREQQEKQEEDLFTRAPVTKRDKQIEKQIKRQLHGLGGLADGFDLGMNMLFDGDKEEDGGSSKPHAKSGKRKTHQKSKKRKRH
- the LOC133909428 gene encoding DEAD-box ATP-dependent RNA helicase 30; this translates as MNPHDLRFADPSSYHDRRSDLSVAPMVAPPAPMAAANPYAGAYPLAPAAPAASAGGDYPRFGQGGRGRGGGGWSGRGGGGGGGYGGGGRGGRGRDGLDTLALPKPDFRSLIPFEKNFYVECPSVQAMSEAEVAEYRRLRDITVEGRDVPKPVRYFQEANFPDYCMLAIAKSGFVEPTPIQSQGWPMALKGRDLIGIAQTGSGKTLSYLLPGLVHVGAQPRLEQGDGPIVLILAPTRELAVQIQEESTKFGSYSRTRSTCVYGGAPKGPQIRDLRRGVEIVIATPGRLIDLLEAGYTNLRRVTYLVLDEADRMLDMGFEPQIRKIVGQIRPDRQTLYWSATWPREVEALARQFLQNPYKVIIGSLDLKANHSIQQIVEVISDHEKYPRLSKLLADLMDGSRILIFFQTKKDCDKITRQLRMDGWPALSIHGDKAQAERDYVLAEFKSGKSPIMAATDVAARGLDVKDIKCVINYDFPTTLEDYIHRIGRTGRAGASGTAFTFFTHANAKFSRNLVKVLLEAGQVVNPVLESMSKSANSMGGGNFRSRGRGGFGNRGHISGSNTFPLRGRRPY